A window of Podospora bellae-mahoneyi strain CBS 112042 chromosome 1 map unlocalized CBS112042p_1.3, whole genome shotgun sequence genomic DNA:
GCGATTCGAATGGTGAGGAACTATGGTGTTTTGtctgatgggagggaggtagAGCCGCATGCACAGGTAAGATGACCATCGAACTCAGGGTTTGAGGAGTCTGAGGGGTGGGGTTGACGCGGTATATGTTCCTAATGATATCTACGTACCTATCCATATTCATAATGACAGGCCAATCGTCTCCATGATCCAGGCGAGAATGGCATGGTTAGAAATTCAATTTGATCATGGGAAAGCCAGAGACAGGTACAAACCCGTGGCAAACGCTGTTCCTATCACCAGTGGAAAGAAGCAAATTGTGGCCGTAAGTTTTCATAGATTGACAACGCTATATAtgcaaacaaaaaaaatatgCCAGCAGTATGCTCAGTCCACGATGCCAACCTTTTTATCCGTTCCCAATGCCCGCTACCCCGACCATGCGCCGAATCCTGTGCTGTTGGACCCTGTGaaaacccccccaaaaacgAAAGCAAGAAATCGCTACACCCGTCCGCCTATTCCGCTTGATCATTCGTCTGTGCCGCTTGCCAAAGCAAACTGCTCATGCTAAGCTCCAGCACACCCTTGTTCTTCCTGACCATCTTGGCATTGACAGTCCGCATGTAATCCCTCTCCCATTTCTCCACAAACGTCACAGTCTCAAAGGCCTTGATCTCTGCTGTCGGCTTCAACATGAAGCCCTTCCCCTCCTGaccctctgcctcctcgtACTTCTCCGGATTTGTCACGTCAACCAGgacgctcctcctcccaccagTGGCGATGACCTCGACACGCCCAGGGTCTAACCAGATGTCTTTGGCAGTTTTGACCATGTCTTGCCCATCCTCGGCTACCTCGCCGGGCTGTGGAATGGCCTGAGGTTGAACCTGATCCACCCAGGCCCTTTTCGTTCCGCCGTCCACAATGACCCTGAGAACGAATCCGCACTTGAGATGCTTGTTCCAGAAtgtcaccaccgccagctgATAGAGCACCCTCGAGTCCAGAGCGCCGACTCGCAACGTCCCAAACTCCTTGTTGTATTGCGCATGGCCCTTGCTCTGGACATCGATAACTTCATACCCTGGCGCGACGAGGTCGGGATACTTGAGCACCAAAATCTCCTCTATCGCCTTTGCCGCCTGTGGCCGATTGGCCGCTGTGTTGGGGATGTAAATATCACGCCGCTCAGCCTTTTCCAAGTCCGACACCGAGACCATGGTTGGCATTCTCGAGCGAGTCCGCACCATCACATTGGACGTCGCCGTCTGCGAAAGCAAGACCGCCAGTCGCCTTGAAGGGTCGTCCTCGGAGTGGCAGTTGAGCACGCCGAAATAGAGTTGCTGAGTCTGTGTTGCCGAGTTGCTTGCGCTGACGAGGTTGAATTTGACGTGCAGTCCCTTGTTGGTCATGGCGTAGTCGGAGACAGGTTCTGTTGAAGGTGGCGATACAACAACCTTTTCCATCCCCTTAAAGTCGGCAGGTGATCTCGCCAGCACCGGCATGGTGCCCGAGAGGGCCTCGAAATCCAATTCATCCAACTCGGGTGTCGTCCGCGTTCGTTTTGAAGACTTGTCCTCTTTTCCTAGGGCGCCCCAGGCAAATATTGACTGATCGTCCGTCCGGCGGATGATCTCTTCCTGTAGCCTCAGAAAGGCCTTGTCATATCCCTCGCCATAGATTATTGGCAGGTTGACCCCAAACAATCCAAGCAGACAATACGCCACATCCTCCGCTCTAGTCGTTTCTCTGCCCGCAGCCCACGCCATTCGCTGCGCAATGCTAGAGTTGTGAACCAGCTTCGGCTCCAACAAGACCACCTCCTCAATTCCTGTAATCTTCTCCACCGTCTTGACCAAACTAGACTTGGTCCCGAGCAATCGCCAGCCGTGGGCGTAAAATACAAGCTTTTTCGGCGCAACAAGCTCTTGAAGGGTCCAGCCCCGCGTGAACCATCTCGAGGCAGAAAAGTCATCCTTCCATGTTCGGTACCCAGAGGTGTAGCTGTCAAAGTGAACGTCGTCAAGATAGGCGTAGCAGACAGCCGCTTTTTGGTACCAGCCAAACATGGAGTTGATCGCCTCAGAAAGctcgctgctgcttctcctgTCGATGCAGACAGTGTCGATCCAGATGTACGAGTGGCCGTCTTTGGAAGCCTGGGTGCATGCATAGCTGAGTTTGGTGTATCCCGCCTTTTGTTGGACTGGGTGGACctgcggttgtggtggtttcatgggaggagaaggaggcggcaATGCTAACggcggtgacgatgatggcgtcATGGTTGTGGAAGATGAGAAAGATCTGTGACTTtggaggtcgtcgtcgattTCGGGCGATGGTGGTAGGGGCGAAAAGTAAGCAGACTGGCGCTGGAACCGGCTTGCATCACGATGCCCGCGGAGAGCCGTGAGCATGTTGGCCAGCATCATGAGCTTCATGACTTCGGTCTTTTCCAGCGGCAGCTCTGGTCGGGTGGCGGTGATGTAGCCATGGTTTGAGCCGAGTAGAGATGGTAttgaagatggtggcggTGTAGCTGGTCTGGGTTTTCGAAATGCGGAAAGGGACTCCAAATCCTGAAAGGTCACCTCCTCGGGACCCCAAGTGTGTGAAAATATGGCATAGGGAGGAATGCTGGGCTCAAagaactcctccacctcgcgGGTGGTGACATTGAGCAGTCTCATTTTAGGTTTTGGGCGGTGTTCTTCCTGAGAGTTCATGTCAGACAAGAGCAGACGGAAAGTTGCAGGTCGACATTGTCTCGACTTTTGTGAGTCTTATCATGATGGGCTCGAAGGGCCAAGAGACACTTGCAGCTAACCGGTGGGCCAATGAGACGTTGCAACGACGCTATGGGGAAAAGACCAATGGGAGCAACGCCCAAGTGTGCCATTGGGTCCGTCAGGCTCCAAATGTCTGATGTACTAGTGTGGAGACATCGTGGACCCTCGTGGAGCGACTCGACCTCGATGAAAATGACGCCGTTGTCCAATTCGGATCTGGTTTGGGCACCAGCTGCTTGCATCACGCCTGCAAGTTGGCACCACCGAATGCCGGAGGATCATTGTTCCAAGACGAAGCTGTCCCCTGATGATGCCTGATATTGGACAATGGCCCATGCCATTTCCTGTCGGAACTGGGAAACGAGGCGACCTCATGGGCATTTTCTGACTTGATTGACAATGGACGTTTTGTGTTTTAACTTTGCTGCAGGTCATTGATGAGGGCCTCACGTGCGAGTCGTAGCGAACCAACGACTGCAGTagcccctccctcccccacccagcGACTGGTGAAGCATgcatctttttctttccccgCACTTCAAGACCAGAACCAAGGCCATTCCCTGTCGGTATCAGCATACACAATGAGTCGATGGCATCTAGAGACTTGCATGTCACCTGATATGGTGGTGACTGGTGGAACACACATCTACTGCATGATATGCAACCAAGCACCAGACATTGACAAGCTTGTTGCCGACCCTGATCATCAGGATCCCACAGCGCCTTCGATTCCGCCAGATGAGCCGTACGGCGCATACAACCTTTCATGGCCGCCGGGCATACCCTATAGAAGGACTGGGCAGCATATCACAAGGGAAGAACCAGTGGACCGAAATGAAGCAGAGAACAGCAACTCCTCAGAGGGCTTGGTCAGTAACATCCAAGTTAGGGCCGCGTATGAGAAGGCATTGGGTCCGGATGAGTTCCGAATCATTTGCCTTCCAAGCACAGACGATGTGAATACACCTATTCACTTGATGCTCGAGACGTATGGCGATGAGCGCTATCCGGAATACGAGACTGTGTCGTATACATGGGGcggagaagatgaagacggaACCCTTTGCAAGCCAGTCTTTGTTGGGCCTTACTGGGACGTGTTGCTGCAGACCAAAAATTGCTGGGAAATGCTGAGATTCCTCAGACCTCGGCGAGGCTATCGCTTGGTCTGGGTTGACGCCATCTGTATCAACCAGCTGGACTCGCTGGAGAGAGCAACACAGGTGGCGAAGATGAGATCGATTTACAAAAACAGTCGACGAACGGTTGTTTATTTGGGCCCTGAGATCAGTCCTATCACCACACATGCCCACCCAGTCCGACTCTCAGCAAGAGAGGCAGTCACCTTGTCGCGAGGAGGGGAGACTGAGCTCATCGGTTCGGGCGGCAAAGTAAACTTGGGGCAGTTGCTTCTGTGTCGGTACTTTAGTCGCATCTGGGTAATTCAAGAACTTCTCCTGTCACGCCAAGTATCAATTCCAGTTCGCGATATGGAGATAGATTTTGACTCACTGAGCATCAATGCTATCCCCGGGCAGGCCGGCGAGGGCAGACGCCCAAGACAGCTCTGGGACAGTACGCCTGCGCCGTGGTTCCAATACTTATCCCAGGGAGGCTACTTACATCATGGTCTCCTGGACTGGACACTGCTGACATCTTCGTCGACTGCTTCAGACACGCGTGACGAGTTGTTTAGCCTCCTGGGTCTAGTTCCTAACAACAATTTAACGCCAGATTACGGAATTTCCCGGATACACGCGCAGATAGGAGTTGCCGCACACTCGCTGTTCCGCCTTGGTTCCTTCGAAAACTTCTACATAGCTCCCACTCAGCAGAGAGAACGACCCGACAATTATCCATCTTGGGTGCCCTACCGAGCTCGaacaggaggagcagcacgAGTGTCATGGACATCCCAGGAACCAGAACGTGTTCTCCAGGAATTCTACGAGGCCCTGAAGCGCCACTTTGATAAGTCTTATTCAGGCCGTCATGTAATCTATCAGCCGGAAGAAGATAATGAATCAACCCTTTGGACGGCCGAAGCTACCATCGATGTAGACACAGCAGCCTTGACCCTTAAAGCGACGCATTTGGCGACATGTACGGATGTGCCTGTTGAGGTTCCTTTTACCAAGGAGAACCATTTCAGGTCACGTACTGAGAGGGAACCCGAATGGAAGGCCTTTGTGGTGCGGTCTAACGAGATGGAGATGTATCTTCTCTCAAACCGGAGCAGTGCCCTTGATAAAGTAGTTAAACCATTCGACCACATCTACTGGCTGCACAGGGATTATACAAAGGAAGAAACGCCAGGTTTCTTGATCCTGCGTCCCATAAAAGGACAAGAGGGGAAACGGTTTCGGTTGATCGGCTTTTGTAGCCAGGTGTTGTTTGTCGAGGTCTTCGTTGCCGGACGGAAGACTGTCCCAAACAGGCAACCAAACAGGGCACGCAGTATCGCTATTCATTATCTTTCTTTCTCTAATCTTCAGAGAGGATTGAAGCGAGCTGTGGATGATGCTGTCGCGAAATTTGGATGTTTAGAGGAATTGTTTCCAGGCGTAGTCACACCACAGGGTCAGCTGTTGAGtttcttggccttgatgaagCTGGCCTCCTGGCCATCGGAGCCGTTCACTTTCTTTTCGGAATACCTGAGCCACCTTGACTCAAGATACGATGGCGTGGTTACCAAGGAAATGAGGAGACTCGAGGACGACCAGCACGAAGTCGAGATCCTTACCATCACCGTGCCATCCACCGACATATCCAAGTTTGTGTTATCATGGGGATACTTGCGCTCTCCTTTCGTCAAGTTTCAGCAGCTACAATCACGGGAGGGACAAGATGTACCATGGGATGAAAGCAGAGTTGTTGTAGTGGAAACTCTCCAGGAAGATGATGTGCTGCGGCTCCGGGCTGAACTGAGCGCCAAGGACCTGGCTGACCTGAGGAGAAGCGGGAAGCGTGACAGTTCGGGCCCCGGTGAGCAGCAAATCAGCAATGTAATTTCACCGGAGGCTCAGACTGTCTGGAAATACTTTcaagagctggaaaaggCGCGCTGGGCGACAGGAGGAATGGGCATCCAGGAGATGGTCGGGCTTGTTCAATCTGGCCAAGACACAAGTTCAATGGCTTGCCCTGAATGGCCGGCTGATATCGTGGATGCGTTTCAGGCCCAGGGCAACACTTTACAAATCACGATTGTGTAGGGTAAAGTATGCCAACTGGACTGAATCAGGCCTCGAAAATAGCTAATAAgtcttaaaagatagttgaTAGGCTTGGACGAATAGTCAAAAGGCCTGTTTTTATTCTAAAAAGACATAGCCGTGACTGTGtaagccaccaccaaggcaCAAGGCGTAACACCTCATTGGTCGGGCTTATAAGAGGCTTTAAGCGCCCACACATGGCAATCGGACCCACAACAGGCTAGCACGGACAATATCCCTGACCATCACATGTCAAGCGTGCAAGCTCTCTCAGGTTCATCCAGAGAAGCAAGCTCAGTGTcgtggtgatgctgttgtctTGGCAGAGGAAGAACCCAGAATACCTATCCTCATTCAAACTTGAGCAACCGTCCCTTCTTAAAATCATGGCACTGCCCGTGTACAATCAGGTGACTAAATGAGACCAGCTCTGGcagcctcccctccaccctcggcCATCACGCTCTCTACCTTTTGCTTCCCCTTCATTATgccagctccctctcctacACCCATGCGACGAGCGACATAGCGTTGCGCCACAACGCCTACCGACAAACTCAGCGCCTCTTCAAGCCACTCGGCAACCCATTCCCTCGGGTCAACCCCGCCGCTCTCGATAATGTCCCTGATATCATCCGGCACTCGTCCAAACTGCTCCTCAaactcatcctcgtcgctcTCACCCGCTGAAGGCGCAACATCTAGCCACTTGATCCATTTTGCCGGGACCCCTTGGCTAACAGCCGAATACCGAATGTCGTGGACGGGATCGAAAATGTAAATGGCAAACACGACTTGGTCATcattctcttcctcctcctgggcCATGCTGTCCTGCTTggccttttcttctcccgccGTGCCCGCAAACAGACCCTTGTCTCCCTTCACAGAAACAGCCTGGACACTGAGGAAGATATCCGACGAGCGCACAGGGTTGGATTCAGAGACGGGCTCCAAGGCTCTCTGGCGAGCTGCCTCAATCCCACCACGGGAACTGAAGTAGTCGGTGGCGTATCCCTCCGCGTTGGCCCTGCACAGCTTGGAGCCTTCCACCAGTCCACCAACAATCCCCAAGTCTCTCCCAGGAGCATCCGTAACTCTCCACCATGGACCGTCGCGCCAGCCGGCAGTAGAGTGTTGCGCATTGGATGCGGCACCAGATTCTTGCCCACGCTGAATGACAAGCAGGTCCCCTCCTTCTACCTGAGCCATAACCCGGTTGAAGACTGCGTAGATGAGGGGGTCAAGTGACGGATAGCCGACTAGGTCGTGAGTAATGTGGATCAGGAGACGCTCGTGGGAGGAAATCGGCGGCGCAAGGGTGTGGAGgattgtggtgagggagggaagggcaCGGTGACGAAGCTCATCGCCTGAACAGAAGCACACTGTTAGTCTAGATCATAATTCCATTCCGTAAATATGGTACCACATACCTAGGCCGCGCAGAGCACCGACATTTCCACGAACTTGATCGGCCCATTTGCGAGCCTCTTCATTCTGCTGAATCTCCTTGACGGCGGCTTCTGCTGTCTTCATCGCTGCCGTCGCGGTAGACAGCAAGCCACCccaccagccaccaccaccgctcgATGCGGTGCCTGTCGCTTGAGGTtgctcgagcttcttctccacctcgTCGGAGCTGGTGGCGCTGGGGGTGGCATGGTAGGAACCGGTACTCTCGGCTGACTTGCGAGCAGTGTCGgcgcgaggaggaggggtgttggtggatgtGCGCTTCAGCGCCGGCGAAGCTTTCTGTACATTTTCGCGGATGCGAGGCGTGTGAGGTCGCGgtgccttctcctcgccgaGTTGGGTTTCGAGCTCGGCCAGGGGGTCAAAGTCATCGGTCGCGGGGTCTGGCTTGCCCTTTGCAGGCAGCTTTGTCTTGGGGCCTTTAGTGGTGGCCGAATCAGCGCCGATATCCTTGAACAAGTCATCAATATCGTCGTCGGCAGCCTTTGCTTTGTGGGTGGTCATtttggcgatgatgaggttggggttcCGACTGTTTGCGACGCCGTGACGGACTGACGGTTTGAGTCGCGAGCTGCAAGTGGAGAAGTGCGAGCAGAACCGGGGGCGGGCTGCCCAACCTGAAAGAAGGTTGGATGGGATTGAATGCGGGGGTGTTATCTCAATAATGGGTTGGAAGTATGTAGTGTTATGATTAGTGTTGTAAGCAATCGTATCCGTATGGGCTGCAATACACGACCAGAAAGATGACAGTCGGGTCTCACGATGGCAGATTCCCAAACACAACGATGCAcaagccaaccaccacagcttcTTCAGTGGAAATGCAaagtggtgttgttgcgtCACGGGCCAAAATGGCAGAGGTCAGGGGAGCCCAGGCATCAAATCAACGACTAGCTCCACCGAGTGTTATGCAACAGCTGATTGGTTGAGCCGCAATGCTGCAGTCCAAACAGGTCTCAGCCGGCGGGTGATTGCCAGCTGCGGGAGTGGGGATAGCCGGGCGGCGCGGAGTGCCAGGGGCCTGGGCTTATTCGGGAACCTCCAGAAAATTGACGTGAGAAGAAATCTACATGCAAGGAGGAGCGTAACAAGACCAGCATCTGACGGCAGCTTGTGCCGATATCTCTCATCCGACATTTGTCCAGGGTTGTTCATGAGAAGAGAGTCACAAGCCTTTTTTCTGACGACATCCCTTGTCCTCTTGTTTTGTTCTGCTGCCTCTCACTTGGGGCAATTTGCGGGCGTGCAAGAGAGGGTTATTTACAAGCGACCAACCGGATCTGACCTTGACCCTGACACGTTGGATGCCCGCCTAGTGCCATCACTTTTTTCGCCTCACTCACACAACACTACTCTCACCACACCCTCTACACCAGCTTACACTGTCAGTCTCACCAGGGAAGCTCACCGTCTCGAGTCTACTTAACCAAGCTGTCCTGGTACGTGGATTGAATTACACGTTCCTCCTATAATGGACCGCGGTCGTGGAGGTGGTCGTGGGCGCGCGACCAAGAAGCAGCGTGCCGGTCTACCACCATCTCACCATCCATATCCGGAATCGCTTCATACGCCAGGCCCTTCATTTGTCTCTGCGGATGTTTCTCTTTTACCAAAAGTCCCTCAGTCAACTCCCCAACGTGGGAACAAATCCAGGCCGGTAAATCAAACACCACATCGCGCCTCCTCACCCATGAGCATGCCAACTACAGCCACCACGTCAGCACACCACAGCTTTCGGGCATTCGCTCCAAAAACCGACAAGCCAGGTAGAAGCAACACTTTTCACTCGAGCTTCACCTTTGAGTCGCCAGCCAATCATGGAATGGCACCCGAGGCTCCCATGGGCCGGAAGAGAGCCAAAACCTTTGAGACGGCCACCACGGCCAGCTTTGAGGGTGAAGACGAGGCACATTCAAAAGGTGGACACTCTCTTAGAAAGAGGACTCGTATTGACTACGCTCAAGTTCTCGACGATGAGATTGGCCTTGCTGCGGCAAGAAACGGTGCCGAGTTGCCCCCGAAAATGACGGCAGCTGCTCCCACTGTTGCCCGGCCACGCAAGAGAAAAGGCGCCCATTCACAAGATGATACGGACGATGAGGCCGATGATTTCTCGTCGACTACGAAGCGTCGACGAGCTGACAAGTCTCCTGCTGCCCCTCGCGCCGCATCGCGTCGCCGGAATACCGGCAAGAAACTGCCCACCGGAATGAGCGCCTACATCGATCAGCCATCAGACAACGATGCCGTGCAGGACACGATTCTTGTTGGGGTTTCAATGGATGCGGATGAGGAATCGGAACAATCATCATATCGAGAATCGGATTCAGCACCTTCATCTCCAGAAGGAACTAACCCAGCAAGGCGACAAGACCAGCAGCCAGAGACCTCGAAGCAGAGAGACCCTGTAGCTGAGATCAATCAGCCGGCGATGATTGCACCAGAGAATGGAACGGGATTGAATTTACCTGCCGCTGAGGTGAATGGCCAAGTGAATTCAAACGGCGTTGAGTCGGCAATGGATCTCTCGTTGGACCATGTGCCCGAGACTGCTTCAAGTTCTGCCCAACCACGAGGCCCCGTTCAACTTGAACAGAGTCGTCAAGAGCAACACCATGAGGAGCAACACCACAACGCCCCTTCTTTCATTGAATTAAACGGGACTCATttggaacaacaacaacaacaacaacatcagacAGAAAAGCTTGACCCAGTTTCCGGCTTTCCAACTCCCGCCACAAAATCTCTTCAACCTGTCACTGAAAACTCGGTAGCTTTGTCCCAGCTTTCCGAGTCTATTGCGCAGACGTCAACCGACAATACAGCTTTAAGACAACGTTTTACCGCCGCAGAATCGCCAGTTTCCGAGCCGATCCCCCAGGAGCTGATGCCAGTTCAGAAACCAAAGCCCCAGGGATCACCAGCTGTGGAAAGTGCGCCTGGTCAATTTGACGGCGCTGTCGAGCTAGAGTCAGGATCACCCCGCGAAGTCGATCGGCCGGAAGCGCAGTCGCTGTCGACCGCAACAGTTGCCAGTCGGCCAGTCTTGCGCGCGCCCAAGCCCGTGGGACCTGCGCGCCTGCCAAGGTTGGAGCGCATCTACGAGGCCGAGACTCCTTTTGCCTCAGCGCTCAATCTCGAGCCAtatgaggacgaggacgtcATCTTACCAGGCCCATACACCGAATGGGTGTACACTGAAGAAGCACCACCCACGCCAACACCAATGCCGACTCCGACACCGACTCCCATGCCCATGGATAACATCACGTCAGAGGTTACCTGGAATGTGACCAGGCCGCTCAGGAGAAAGGACTTTGACAAGTTGCACCGGATAGAATCAAAGCGGCGCAAGGAACAAGGCCTCCCTCCAATCACTTTCCGAGATTTCAACAACGAATGTGCGCGGCTTCACCAAGCTGCCATCAAGGCCCAGTGTCGAGCTCAAGTCACGTCTACTCCCCAGCATCAAACGGCGCCGGGAGTTATAGTTAGCCCTTCCAGGAAGACACTACCAGATAGCGAAGCTTTGGAGCCACAGTTGCCAACTGCTGCACCGTCGCCAGCTgcggaagatgatggtcaaCTCGATGCTCAGTTCGATGGGATGGATGACCAGCAAGAAGCAGATGACGACCAAGAGCCAGATGAAAATGAAGCCCCGATACCAAATCGGCAGAGCAAGCGCGCAATGGATCCAATCGAGGTTACTAAGGACTATCCTCGTCAGTACCTTTTCCCTAAACTCCGGGACCCTGCCGAGTTTGCTGCACTGTTAGAGAACCCCGAGGAGCTGGATACGGAAACTCTGGTCAATTCGACTGCCGCCGCTGTCGAGGCCCTTCACTCTTATCAGCAGGAGTACCAAGAACTTAAAAGGATAATcgacgatgaggagaacTCCAAGAGACGACAAGCTAACGACAAGACCATTGCCAACTGGGAAAATCGCCAAAAGGATGACGAGCCGCTGCCGTGGCGTCGTCACTACGATGAGCCGATCAAGGGGCCTCCTCCCTTTGAGCTCCGAGGTGCACGGGCTCCTAAACCCTATGTTGACGACCCCGTTCTCGAATATCAGCGTGAGCAAGATCGCATCATGGCCCAGGCATATGGCTTCAAGCACAATAACCATGTGTCCTTGATTGGCCGTCAGAATCCAGAGGAGCAGCGGTGGGAGGCGCCGGAAACAAGGCTCCGAGAGCGCAAGAGAACCGAGAAGGCTGCCGAATTGGCGGAGGACAATGTTGTTGAAGGGAAACGAACAAGGAGACCTCGTCAGATTGCCGACCAGAGCAAGGAAGCCAGCCGCGCAGGCACCCCAGCTCTCCCCGCCCCTCCCACAAGGCGTCCACGCAAAACAGCGACGGCAGCTGTCACCAGCGGAGATGTCACTGAATCAATCGACCCGGCGCCCATCCCAGAGTCTGTGACAGAGTCTCCACGCAAGCAACGCGctgcagcagccgcagcccgTGCCAGACAAATCGCAGACGAGGAGTCGGCCTCTTCGGTTCCTCACCAGGATAGCAGTCAGGGCGACGAAGACTATAATGCCACACAGCCTGCCAAAGTTCGCAAGCGCGAAGCTGTGGACGCGCCTTCGTCTGCACGCACATTAGAACCCGTCAAACCCGGAGCCAAGAACAAGCGGTTTAGCAAGGCTCCAACTTCAGCGCCCATGCCGTCGGCTCCCGAGACTATTATGCCTTCCTTCTACGGCCACCCATCTGCAGCCTCGGCCCAGCCCGAGTCCAGACCATCGACCGCATCCTCTGAACGATCCGATCGCACTGCTGAGACGACCGAGTCGACGTATTCTCTACGTGACAAGCGCAAGCGCAACTTTGTGCTTGAGAATGATCCCGAGCTCGAGGCTCGCCCGCAGAGACGCAAGGTTCCTCAAAAGTCACTGAATAACAATCCCGAACCGAACGTGAAGCCGACGGCTACCAAGAAACCACGTCAGCCTCGTCAAACTCCCCTTTCGCGTCCTCCACCGGAACCCACACCGGCTCCTCCCGTCGAGCAAGCACCTCCTCAGTTTCCGATTGCGCCTCAGCAAGCTgcgcccccgccccccccaaGCGGAGGTTTGAAGGCACCCACCTTGATCTACAGCAGCCCTCCGGTGCCGCAACCGGTTCCTGTGCTGGCTCCGGCGAAGCCATCTGGACAGCCACCGGGGCCGTTCTTGCATACCTTCAATTCGGCTCCTGCTTTCCAACACGgaatcccccctccacc
This region includes:
- a CDS encoding uncharacterized protein (EggNog:ENOG503Q4XD), which codes for MDRGRGGGRGRATKKQRAGLPPSHHPYPESLHTPGPSFVSADVSLLPKVPQSTPQRGNKSRPVNQTPHRASSPMSMPTTATTSAHHSFRAFAPKTDKPGRSNTFHSSFTFESPANHGMAPEAPMGRKRAKTFETATTASFEGEDEAHSKGGHSLRKRTRIDYAQVLDDEIGLAAARNGAELPPKMTAAAPTVARPRKRKGAHSQDDTDDEADDFSSTTKRRRADKSPAAPRAASRRRNTGKKLPTGMSAYIDQPSDNDAVQDTILVGVSMDADEESEQSSYRESDSAPSSPEGTNPARRQDQQPETSKQRDPVAEINQPAMIAPENGTGLNLPAAEVNGQVNSNGVESAMDLSLDHVPETASSSAQPRGPVQLEQSRQEQHHEEQHHNAPSFIELNGTHLEQQQQQQHQTEKLDPVSGFPTPATKSLQPVTENSVALSQLSESIAQTSTDNTALRQRFTAAESPVSEPIPQELMPVQKPKPQGSPAVESAPGQFDGAVELESGSPREVDRPEAQSLSTATVASRPVLRAPKPVGPARLPRLERIYEAETPFASALNLEPYEDEDVILPGPYTEWVYTEEAPPTPTPMPTPTPTPMPMDNITSEVTWNVTRPLRRKDFDKLHRIESKRRKEQGLPPITFRDFNNECARLHQAAIKAQCRAQVTSTPQHQTAPGVIVSPSRKTLPDSEALEPQLPTAAPSPAAEDDGQLDAQFDGMDDQQEADDDQEPDENEAPIPNRQSKRAMDPIEVTKDYPRQYLFPKLRDPAEFAALLENPEELDTETLVNSTAAAVEALHSYQQEYQELKRIIDDEENSKRRQANDKTIANWENRQKDDEPLPWRRHYDEPIKGPPPFELRGARAPKPYVDDPVLEYQREQDRIMAQAYGFKHNNHVSLIGRQNPEEQRWEAPETRLRERKRTEKAAELAEDNVVEGKRTRRPRQIADQSKEASRAGTPALPAPPTRRPRKTATAAVTSGDVTESIDPAPIPESVTESPRKQRAAAAAARARQIADEESASSVPHQDSSQGDEDYNATQPAKVRKREAVDAPSSARTLEPVKPGAKNKRFSKAPTSAPMPSAPETIMPSFYGHPSAASAQPESRPSTASSERSDRTAETTESTYSLRDKRKRNFVLENDPELEARPQRRKVPQKSLNNNPEPNVKPTATKKPRQPRQTPLSRPPPEPTPAPPVEQAPPQFPIAPQQAAPPPPPSGGLKAPTLIYSSPPVPQPVPVLAPAKPSGQPPGPFLHTFNSAPAFQHGIPPPPAAPPAIKKPITRIKLTNTTGLVKGRPIGKGSRGGGKPGGSTLNAEGKLPTLTELQAEAPEKSYSEMSKSEKMSYSMRRRWASGEMQGAVEKRRTTLANKKAEKATGRPGEDSAPGSANHSGASTPQPQPQMLPQPPQVQALPPVQHQIPAHQPPMGMMMGSGPLALPGGPPPPPAPHGPPVLVQPRTLQPPPAMQQPQPWGPPSIMPGQAGQMVFSFPPPPHQFHGHPGHPGHSGPMN